The proteins below are encoded in one region of Methanobacteriaceae archaeon:
- a CDS encoding glycosyltransferase family 2 protein, with translation MSKIVALLPAFNEEVALGSIILRCKEHVDKIIVIDDGSTDSTSKVAELAGAEVIRHHKNMGKGAALKSGFQAASDADVVITIDSDAQHNPDEIPLLVAPILEGEADVVNGSRYITGADENTPAYRRVGQKVLDKATNMSSGLHTTDTQSGFRAFASKSFPFFRFEEKGFGVESEMLVDAAQAGLTVIEVEIGVRYDVDGSTKNPVSHGIRVLFKIFQDMELNRPLYYFAAPGLLIFLIGASLGLLFLRDYMLGISINIGPTMLAIMLTLFGTFMMFTGIILDSMGRMIRQNR, from the coding sequence ATGAGTAAAATAGTTGCATTACTGCCTGCTTTTAATGAAGAAGTTGCTTTGGGAAGCATAATTCTTAGATGCAAGGAACATGTGGATAAAATAATTGTTATCGATGATGGGAGCACGGACAGCACCTCTAAAGTAGCTGAACTGGCGGGTGCAGAGGTTATCCGGCATCATAAAAATATGGGAAAAGGAGCCGCTTTAAAATCAGGATTCCAAGCTGCTAGTGACGCAGATGTAGTAATTACCATAGATTCAGATGCTCAACACAATCCTGATGAAATACCACTATTAGTAGCACCTATTCTCGAAGGAGAAGCAGATGTAGTTAATGGAAGTCGTTACATTACAGGTGCCGATGAAAATACTCCTGCATATCGAAGAGTGGGCCAAAAAGTACTGGATAAGGCCACTAATATGTCCAGTGGACTGCATACCACCGATACTCAAAGTGGATTCCGAGCATTCGCTTCCAAAAGCTTTCCATTTTTCCGATTTGAAGAGAAGGGCTTTGGGGTAGAAAGTGAAATGTTAGTAGATGCTGCCCAGGCCGGTTTAACGGTGATAGAAGTTGAAATTGGGGTAAGATATGATGTAGATGGATCTACTAAAAACCCGGTAAGCCATGGAATCCGGGTTCTATTTAAGATATTCCAGGACATGGAATTAAACAGACCATTATACTATTTTGCCGCCCCGGGACTCCTCATATTTCTTATCGGTGCTTCTTTAGGATTGTTATTTCTGCGAGATTATATGTTAGGAATAAGTATCAATATAGGTCCTACTATGTTAGCCATCATGTTAACTCTATTTGGAACTTTTATGATGTTTACTGGTATTATTTTAGATTCCATGGGACGTATGATACGTCAAAATCGCTAA
- a CDS encoding glycosyltransferase family 39 protein — protein MISFRKIYNKMEKRPLWVYSIILIAFAIIFTIYLLEVQIRIGVIYWDVYLYLNNALMFAGLGEGYKIYLSPLIPFLTSLLYRAGLVFQSSLYLVTGLIFILGIYGMYLLLNLRFTHLKSFAGAIIFTSCSVVLPWAVSGALDVPAVCFSIWTIFLAVYGLEKNNKSIYFIFPAAALAFLTRYTSGLLILPLLFLFITHYFDKGFTKSEIKKIAISIVLGILIFLPFVGFFYANLGNPFPFLDQFGVSVENHASTRDPGLMPDKAYYLKNIPNYISSYPLNDSRLDFGSMMTPNTGQVNPISYLFLFLTGLGLISYVSGILNKLWAFLKNNCLDRATKKNTSSARNINKKLDSWLNNRYILPIMVFLVEILIILFIISLGGNSYLISELLMFSTILITYFALRKIEIIKGLEIKRVFRIDLVILIWFLTYLISHSFLSIKVDRYFITMIPAVVYFMVLGLSNTGNLIARLTNKLNHKKIISGALILILAVTLFASALQPYEDKVPYKVYGFLEEGAKMMKTYDPQYKEQVIFSDQWPALSWYLKMDVRRGYPQDFKTSDEFSQMLKNSNATYFISTNGRGSLNMEGYSKVANDKIVYIYKRN, from the coding sequence ATGATTTCATTTCGTAAAATTTACAATAAGATGGAAAAAAGGCCTTTATGGGTGTATTCCATCATATTAATAGCTTTTGCAATTATTTTTACAATTTACTTACTTGAAGTGCAGATTAGAATTGGAGTAATTTACTGGGATGTATATCTTTATTTAAACAATGCCCTTATGTTTGCCGGACTAGGTGAGGGCTATAAAATTTACTTATCTCCTTTAATCCCCTTTTTAACATCCCTACTGTATCGTGCTGGCTTGGTATTCCAGTCCTCTCTTTACTTAGTGACCGGTTTAATATTTATTCTGGGTATTTATGGGATGTATTTGCTCCTAAATCTTCGATTCACCCATCTAAAAAGCTTTGCTGGGGCCATTATATTTACCTCCTGTTCAGTTGTACTGCCGTGGGCCGTATCTGGAGCATTGGATGTTCCGGCAGTTTGTTTTTCAATCTGGACTATATTTTTAGCAGTTTATGGTCTTGAAAAAAATAATAAATCCATTTACTTCATATTTCCAGCAGCAGCTCTAGCTTTCCTTACTCGATATACTTCGGGCTTACTTATTTTACCTCTTTTATTTTTATTTATAACCCATTATTTTGATAAAGGATTTACTAAAAGTGAAATAAAAAAAATAGCTATTAGTATCGTTCTGGGAATTTTAATTTTCCTTCCATTTGTTGGATTTTTTTATGCTAATTTAGGAAACCCCTTCCCCTTCTTGGACCAATTCGGGGTTAGTGTTGAAAACCATGCTTCTACCAGAGATCCGGGATTAATGCCAGATAAGGCTTATTATTTAAAAAATATTCCTAACTATATTTCCAGTTATCCCTTAAATGATTCTAGACTTGATTTTGGATCAATGATGACACCTAATACCGGCCAAGTTAACCCTATTTCTTATTTATTTTTGTTTTTAACAGGATTGGGCCTTATTTCCTATGTTTCCGGAATTTTAAATAAATTATGGGCTTTTTTAAAGAATAATTGCCTGGATCGTGCTACCAAAAAGAATACTAGCTCTGCGAGGAATATTAATAAAAAATTAGATTCATGGCTCAATAATAGATATATTCTACCCATAATGGTTTTTTTAGTTGAAATATTGATTATTTTATTTATTATCAGCTTAGGCGGTAATTCATACTTAATAAGTGAACTTCTAATGTTTTCCACTATTTTAATTACCTATTTCGCCTTGCGAAAAATTGAAATCATTAAGGGACTGGAAATCAAAAGGGTCTTTAGGATTGATTTAGTTATTTTAATATGGTTTTTGACCTATCTTATTTCTCACAGCTTTTTATCCATAAAGGTGGATAGATATTTCATCACCATGATTCCAGCTGTGGTTTATTTCATGGTTCTGGGACTTTCCAATACAGGTAATCTTATAGCGAGATTAACTAATAAATTAAACCATAAAAAAATTATATCTGGGGCTCTTATATTAATTTTAGCCGTAACTCTATTTGCTTCTGCCCTGCAGCCCTATGAAGACAAAGTTCCTTACAAGGTTTATGGATTTTTGGAAGAAGGAGCAAAAATGATGAAAACCTATGATCCCCAATATAAAGAACAAGTCATTTTTTCAGATCAATGGCCTGCTTTAAGTTGGTATCTCAAAATGGATGTCCGGAGAGGATATCCGCAGGATTTTAAAACATCAGATGAATTTTCACAGATGCTTAAAAATTCCAATGCCACCTATTTCATAAGCACTAATGGGCGAGGTTCTTTGAATATGGAGGGCTATAGCAAAGTAGCTAATGACAAAATTGTTTATATTTATAAAAGAAATTGA
- a CDS encoding transglutaminase domain-containing protein produces the protein MTILGLVDMEAVIISRNLQIVFLLTICLAFLNSNVIYAETLVNGTSVNDTDINSSTPLKTFDSNNTNNQTSDSNSSNNISTSTNSSTPQTSTSSASASDNSNSAHGSMWVKASDMGKINFTQIKEGGIEDIFLEQAALNDAKYKTNLTAFLSKAKNSSIRVSAWVICLKYNETFIDPTGKYNYQVTTSSQVAVKTPYKYYYKTKVKVAYQKSVKQYYKSYYKYKGKLKYKLKYKWVKKTYYKYVYQTKYTIKYKTTYQTKYTTTTNTGYNTTYANSYINNLTARIVNYTKIDGINGIHLDYIRYSGKAYNSTNGTQAITNIVAKISAAVKAINPSALLSAALMPETGSNAYYYGQDYPALGKYLDVLVPMIYKGNYKEDASWIASVTKYISTHSNGKPVWAGIMTYESDSNPTPLGSAELLNDTQTALNNGATGYTLFRYGNVLNSDFFNYSGNLAINSTAHTNTSSESAGNTTSSIISLAAIESAASSLKSFIETNNRLPNYVTVNSQQLKVSEFLCLMANGILNLNSGKNSGVGQKTLSSDPTSSGSTLSGNLYLSDYVSLAQSIVNYINTNHAAPGSMSTSLGNMQFKTMVYSLAKILNFQSLNDRLPSYVTIDDTVYQNSTIQYLQPTKNCQSTDSNITALASSLTSGLTSTLAKATAIFNWVRNNTSYSFYYNTKYGAVNTLKNKVGNCVDLSHLLVALSRAAGIAAKYVHADATFTSGNVYGHVWAEFLIDGAWVKADATSNSNSLGNITNWNTATAKMKGTYAELPF, from the coding sequence ATGACCATATTAGGCCTAGTTGATATGGAGGCGGTAATAATTTCGCGAAACTTACAAATAGTTTTTTTATTAACGATTTGCTTAGCATTTCTAAACTCCAATGTTATATACGCAGAAACACTAGTAAACGGAACATCAGTAAATGACACTGATATAAACAGTTCTACACCATTAAAAACTTTTGATTCGAATAACACAAACAATCAAACCAGTGACAGCAATAGCAGTAACAATATTTCAACCAGTACTAATTCTAGTACTCCCCAGACCAGTACCAGCAGTGCATCAGCCAGTGACAACAGTAACTCAGCTCACGGTTCTATGTGGGTTAAAGCCAGCGACATGGGAAAAATAAACTTTACCCAAATTAAAGAAGGTGGAATTGAGGACATATTCTTAGAACAGGCGGCTTTAAATGATGCCAAATATAAGACCAACCTCACCGCATTTTTAAGTAAAGCTAAAAATTCCAGTATTCGAGTAAGTGCCTGGGTAATCTGTTTAAAATACAACGAAACTTTCATAGATCCCACCGGTAAGTACAACTACCAGGTTACTACATCCAGCCAAGTAGCTGTGAAAACACCCTACAAATACTACTACAAGACCAAAGTGAAAGTGGCCTATCAAAAATCAGTGAAACAGTACTACAAAAGTTACTACAAGTACAAAGGTAAACTGAAGTACAAATTAAAGTACAAATGGGTAAAAAAGACCTATTACAAGTACGTTTACCAGACCAAGTACACCATAAAGTACAAAACCACTTATCAAACCAAGTACACCACGACTACCAATACCGGGTACAATACTACCTATGCCAACAGTTACATCAACAACTTAACTGCGCGAATTGTCAACTACACCAAAATCGATGGAATCAATGGAATACACCTGGATTACATTAGATACTCTGGAAAAGCATATAACAGTACCAATGGAACGCAAGCCATTACAAATATTGTGGCCAAGATCTCTGCAGCAGTAAAAGCCATTAATCCTTCTGCTCTTCTCTCTGCAGCACTCATGCCTGAGACCGGAAGCAACGCCTATTACTATGGACAGGATTACCCTGCTCTGGGAAAGTATCTCGATGTTCTGGTCCCTATGATTTACAAGGGAAATTACAAGGAAGATGCTTCTTGGATTGCATCGGTAACCAAGTACATATCCACCCATTCTAATGGTAAGCCTGTTTGGGCCGGTATAATGACCTATGAATCTGATTCTAACCCCACACCTTTAGGATCGGCTGAGTTACTTAATGATACTCAAACTGCTTTAAATAATGGTGCCACAGGATATACGCTCTTTAGATACGGTAATGTTTTGAACAGCGATTTCTTTAACTATTCAGGGAATTTAGCTATAAATTCAACGGCACATACCAACACCTCTTCGGAATCTGCCGGAAATACTACTTCCAGTATTATCTCCCTGGCAGCTATTGAAAGTGCGGCCAGTTCCCTCAAATCATTCATAGAAACCAATAACAGACTTCCTAATTACGTAACCGTGAATTCCCAGCAGTTAAAAGTTAGTGAATTCCTATGCCTCATGGCTAATGGAATTTTAAACTTAAATAGCGGGAAAAACAGCGGTGTAGGGCAAAAAACATTATCCAGTGATCCAACATCCAGTGGAAGTACCTTAAGTGGTAATTTGTATCTAAGTGACTATGTGAGTCTAGCTCAAAGTATAGTGAACTACATCAATACTAACCATGCAGCTCCAGGTTCTATGAGCACTTCTCTAGGAAATATGCAATTTAAAACCATGGTTTATTCCCTGGCCAAGATTCTGAATTTCCAGAGTTTGAATGATCGTTTACCTAGCTATGTAACCATTGACGACACCGTATATCAGAACAGTACCATTCAGTACTTGCAACCAACTAAAAACTGTCAATCCACAGACTCTAATATTACGGCCCTGGCATCTTCTCTAACCAGCGGGCTAACCAGTACCCTGGCCAAAGCTACAGCCATATTTAACTGGGTTCGAAACAACACCAGTTACAGTTTCTACTACAATACCAAGTACGGAGCAGTGAATACCTTGAAAAACAAGGTTGGAAACTGTGTGGACCTTTCCCATCTTTTAGTGGCCCTTTCCCGGGCCGCAGGAATTGCAGCCAAATATGTGCATGCCGACGCCACTTTTACCAGTGGTAATGTCTATGGACACGTTTGGGCGGAGTTTCTCATAGATGGGGCCTGGGTTAAAGCTGATGCAACCAGTAATAGTAATTCTCTGGGTAACATAACCAATTGGAATACGGCAACTGCTAAGATGAAAGGAACATACGCAGAACTGCCATTTTAG
- a CDS encoding LCP family protein translates to MDKKNIIILLLFISIAGLSFSAWNLYNTFTSDGIGSERINILLLGSDARTPEHNGYTDSITILSIDKKTKEIFLLSIPRDTMVQIPGRGVGKINSAYAYGDINTTKTAVENFLNVRIDYYILVDFTSFKEMVDTLGGINMYVEPHISAVRPELNGKTGMSRLTGSEALVVLRFRQDSESEGGRMKRHREAIKAITDEILKPSNLLKLPMILNQLRQNVKTDIPPVETTVIEKLIAGFDIGHAKIEVVPGNYTNINGENSMIPDMNKTEAILVELGLRN, encoded by the coding sequence TTGGATAAAAAGAATATAATAATATTATTACTATTTATATCAATTGCAGGACTATCATTTTCTGCATGGAATTTGTATAATACATTTACCTCTGATGGAATAGGCAGTGAAAGAATTAATATATTACTTTTAGGTTCAGATGCCCGAACTCCTGAACACAATGGATACACTGATTCCATTACCATTTTATCCATTGATAAAAAAACAAAGGAAATTTTTCTGCTTTCCATACCCCGTGATACCATGGTGCAAATTCCAGGAAGAGGTGTGGGTAAAATTAACAGTGCCTATGCCTATGGTGATATAAACACCACTAAAACCGCTGTGGAGAACTTTTTGAATGTGCGGATTGATTATTATATCTTGGTGGACTTCACCAGCTTTAAAGAGATGGTGGATACTTTGGGTGGTATCAATATGTATGTAGAACCCCATATTTCTGCTGTTAGGCCAGAATTAAATGGAAAAACAGGGATGAGTAGATTAACTGGTAGTGAAGCTTTGGTTGTTCTTCGTTTCAGACAAGATTCAGAGTCAGAAGGTGGGCGGATGAAAAGACATCGGGAAGCAATAAAAGCCATTACTGATGAAATCCTAAAACCATCTAACCTACTCAAACTTCCTATGATTTTAAATCAGCTAAGGCAAAATGTAAAAACAGATATCCCCCCGGTGGAAACAACGGTAATTGAAAAGTTAATCGCGGGCTTCGATATAGGCCATGCTAAAATCGAGGTGGTTCCAGGAAATTATACTAATATAAATGGAGAAAATTCCATGATTCCGGACATGAATAAAACCGAAGCTATTCTTGTTGAGTTAGGTCTAAGGAATTGA
- a CDS encoding glycosyltransferase family 39 protein, translating into MEKIKKCMANNKPSLIAFTLLAVITAIFTYALVTIQSQIGVYYWDIFLYLNNALKMAGMGVGDTLYLSPFLPFITSLFFRADLVYESTLFAISGVFYFLGTLGLYLILKMRFNEWESLVGALSFATFTVVLIWAVSGALDVPAISLSIWALYFTLLAVKKDSKFFYLAFPVAMLAFLTRYTSGLILIPMLLVIYINRPQGPDLKKAIKGIILGVLIYLPFMFYFKRQVGNLFPFFQQFSGSASGAVSSANPGYSLDTLYYFKHIPEYISSQAISGYQNMLWPSYSLPTILAYVLLGILMMGILIYLFKIFKQLFEEFKTLKNGNIKNGNESINVFGKLNNLKSFYFRLAAVIISVIILVGTYSQVSYAVSEVIMVVMSISIYLLLKDLDLKYLDLDILFLTWFLAFLIMHSAHPVKVDRYFITMAPPLAYGIALGINQISSLIKYKFKGINATSALISVLLVFSMIFSTVIYIDAIPHSDPQVESEQAAAQWLMNYDPNYKNKTIAADRGPAFSWYLKKYVFTRIPLKVTHEVFTQLMAEIDPEYYLYVQSQTPLNLEGYHVLKKVDNVLIYQKD; encoded by the coding sequence ATGGAAAAAATAAAAAAATGTATGGCCAATAATAAGCCTTCCTTGATAGCATTCACTCTCTTGGCAGTTATAACTGCTATTTTTACCTATGCTCTTGTTACCATACAATCTCAAATTGGAGTGTATTACTGGGATATATTTTTATATCTGAATAATGCCCTTAAAATGGCGGGGATGGGTGTGGGCGATACGCTTTACTTATCCCCATTTTTACCATTTATCACCTCACTATTTTTCAGAGCAGATTTAGTCTATGAATCAACTTTATTTGCCATCAGTGGAGTTTTTTACTTTTTAGGAACCTTGGGCCTTTATTTAATTTTAAAAATGAGATTCAATGAATGGGAAAGTTTGGTAGGTGCCTTATCTTTTGCTACATTCACCGTAGTTCTTATATGGGCTGTTTCTGGAGCTCTGGACGTTCCAGCAATTTCTTTATCTATATGGGCCTTGTACTTCACTTTACTGGCCGTTAAAAAAGATTCAAAATTCTTTTATCTTGCTTTTCCCGTGGCCATGCTGGCCTTTTTAACTAGATATACTTCGGGTTTAATTTTAATTCCCATGCTCCTGGTAATTTATATAAACCGTCCCCAAGGGCCTGATTTGAAAAAAGCTATAAAAGGAATAATTTTAGGTGTATTAATCTACTTACCCTTCATGTTCTATTTTAAAAGACAGGTAGGGAATCTTTTCCCATTTTTCCAACAATTTTCAGGATCGGCATCAGGTGCAGTGTCTTCTGCTAATCCAGGATACAGTTTAGATACCCTATATTATTTTAAACACATACCAGAATACATTTCTTCCCAGGCTATCAGTGGATATCAGAACATGCTGTGGCCGTCTTACAGTCTCCCCACTATACTGGCCTATGTTTTACTTGGAATTTTAATGATGGGAATTTTAATCTATCTATTTAAAATATTTAAACAGTTATTTGAAGAGTTTAAAACTCTTAAAAATGGAAATATTAAAAATGGAAATGAATCAATAAATGTTTTTGGTAAATTAAATAATCTAAAATCGTTTTATTTCAGGCTAGCGGCCGTTATTATCTCCGTGATTATTCTAGTAGGAACTTATTCCCAGGTTTCTTATGCGGTAAGTGAAGTTATCATGGTTGTGATGTCCATTTCTATTTATCTCCTCTTAAAGGATTTAGATTTGAAATATCTGGACCTGGACATCTTATTTTTAACCTGGTTTTTGGCCTTTTTAATTATGCACAGTGCCCATCCAGTTAAGGTAGATCGTTATTTCATAACCATGGCCCCACCACTGGCCTATGGGATTGCTTTAGGTATTAATCAAATATCCAGTTTAATTAAATACAAATTCAAAGGAATTAATGCCACATCGGCTCTGATTTCTGTTTTACTGGTATTTTCCATGATATTTTCCACAGTTATCTATATTGATGCCATTCCCCACTCGGATCCCCAGGTTGAATCAGAACAAGCTGCCGCCCAATGGCTCATGAATTACGATCCTAACTATAAAAACAAGACCATTGCTGCTGATAGAGGCCCGGCCTTTAGTTGGTATCTTAAAAAATATGTATTTACGCGTATCCCTCTAAAAGTGACGCATGAAGTATTTACTCAGCTCATGGCTGAAATTGATCCTGAATACTACTTATATGTGCAATCACAGACTCCTCTTAATTTAGAAGGTTACCATGTCCTTAAAAAAGTAGATAACGTGCTTATTTATCAGAAAGATTAA
- a CDS encoding NAD(P)-dependent oxidoreductase gives METQRILVTGGSGFIGTNLVNDLRSRGHEVLALDLLHHEIDDYVRADVKNYRQIERVFDNNDKFDYVYHLAAEYGRWNGEDYYENLWETNVMGTKHMIRLQEKLKFRMIFFSSAEVYGDYNGVMSEDVMVDRPISETYQMNDYAITKWAGELMCMNSATMHDTETVRVRPVNCYGPHEAYSKYKGFIPIFIYHALHNKPYDVYMGHKRIIDYVEDTARTFANIVENFIPGEAYNVGSKQEWEHEIKEYSDMVLDAVGIDDSIVTYHEEEAFTTKVKTMDFSKAIKDLKHNPQVTPEEGIKKTVEWMKWYYRIEE, from the coding sequence ATGGAAACTCAAAGAATTTTAGTTACTGGAGGCTCTGGATTTATAGGTACTAATCTAGTGAACGACCTTAGAAGTCGTGGTCACGAAGTACTGGCTCTGGACCTTTTACATCATGAAATAGATGATTATGTACGGGCTGATGTCAAAAATTATCGCCAAATAGAGCGTGTATTTGACAATAATGATAAATTTGACTATGTATATCATCTGGCCGCAGAATATGGCCGTTGGAATGGTGAAGACTACTATGAAAACCTGTGGGAAACCAATGTAATGGGAACCAAACACATGATTCGCCTCCAGGAAAAATTAAAGTTCAGAATGATATTTTTCTCCTCTGCAGAAGTCTACGGGGACTACAATGGGGTAATGAGTGAAGATGTAATGGTTGATAGGCCTATATCCGAAACTTATCAAATGAATGATTATGCCATCACCAAATGGGCCGGAGAACTCATGTGCATGAATTCGGCCACTATGCATGATACTGAAACGGTTAGGGTACGCCCTGTTAACTGTTATGGGCCTCATGAAGCTTATTCCAAATATAAAGGATTTATACCTATCTTCATTTACCACGCCTTGCACAACAAACCATACGACGTTTATATGGGCCACAAAAGGATAATTGATTATGTAGAGGATACGGCACGTACCTTTGCTAATATTGTGGAAAACTTTATCCCGGGGGAGGCCTACAATGTGGGCAGTAAACAGGAATGGGAACACGAAATAAAAGAGTATTCGGATATGGTTTTGGATGCTGTGGGAATTGATGATTCCATTGTAACTTACCATGAAGAAGAGGCCTTCACTACTAAAGTAAAAACCATGGACTTCTCCAAAGCCATTAAAGACCTCAAACACAATCCACAAGTTACGCCTGAAGAAGGTATCAAGAAAACTGTGGAATGGATGAAATGGTATTATAGAATTGAGGAATAA